In a genomic window of Acidimicrobiia bacterium:
- a CDS encoding S-layer homology domain-containing protein produces MRLKSTVCLVLLWSLLAALIPGQAMGMVQSAPPPAPDLFGIATQDFRTDLPLFQSKTGQYPSLYQLFWNIEAGWPVAWAPAVLDELSAMGVTPYVEVNTAGGDTAAYQDFVAGKLDGDLAAMVSMLATWLNADTDHRIVIAPFAEPNLPEHPWGGDPTGAIKSYRKVRQAFVDAGLGGDKVRFAWSVNGGISNGFTYADYYPGDPVVDVIGLSKLNRNNPWKDFYTIIGGYVDQIQSELSTTKPILVSQTGSVVEDGDRDQWLRDMFRSLAADEQVIGAIYFNRDKFEGGKANDYRIIKNGTVDPVVVAELGGWSAPSAASWLFDGRLDAWVAAREQAFQLSGGFLDTVDSIFAADIGWLAANGITNGCSINLFCPSAPVTRGQMAAFLVRALALPPSNVDRFTDDDGSVFEADIQALAAAGITFGCRASEYCPTKVVTRGQMAAFLRRAFEGSVAIGAPMAFRDDDGSVFEADISWLSASDITKGCAADLYCPSAPITRGQMAAFLHRAMG; encoded by the coding sequence ATGCGCCTGAAGTCAACTGTCTGTCTCGTCCTATTGTGGTCCTTGCTCGCCGCCCTAATCCCGGGTCAGGCAATGGGAATGGTCCAGTCAGCTCCTCCACCCGCTCCCGACCTGTTTGGGATAGCTACCCAGGACTTCCGAACTGACCTACCCTTGTTCCAGAGCAAGACGGGTCAGTATCCCTCGCTCTACCAACTGTTTTGGAACATCGAGGCTGGATGGCCCGTCGCTTGGGCACCTGCGGTTCTCGACGAGTTGAGTGCGATGGGCGTGACCCCGTACGTTGAGGTGAACACTGCGGGCGGTGACACGGCCGCGTACCAAGACTTTGTGGCGGGCAAGCTGGATGGAGACCTGGCAGCGATGGTGTCCATGCTGGCAACCTGGCTGAATGCCGACACCGATCATCGGATTGTTATCGCGCCGTTTGCCGAGCCAAATCTGCCTGAGCACCCATGGGGCGGAGACCCAACTGGCGCCATCAAGTCATATAGGAAGGTTCGGCAAGCGTTCGTAGATGCCGGACTCGGCGGAGACAAGGTCCGATTTGCCTGGTCGGTCAACGGTGGAATTTCGAACGGTTTCACCTACGCAGATTATTACCCGGGGGATCCGGTTGTCGACGTCATCGGCCTATCCAAGCTGAATCGCAACAACCCGTGGAAGGACTTCTACACCATCATCGGTGGGTACGTCGACCAGATTCAGAGTGAACTGTCCACGACTAAGCCAATTCTGGTTAGCCAAACGGGGTCAGTCGTCGAGGATGGCGATCGCGACCAGTGGCTTCGGGACATGTTCAGAAGTTTGGCCGCCGATGAACAGGTGATCGGTGCGATCTATTTCAACCGGGATAAGTTCGAAGGCGGGAAAGCCAACGACTATCGGATCATCAAGAACGGTACGGTCGATCCAGTCGTGGTAGCCGAACTGGGCGGATGGTCTGCGCCATCGGCCGCTTCCTGGCTCTTCGACGGGAGGCTCGACGCGTGGGTCGCGGCTCGTGAGCAGGCCTTTCAGCTCTCGGGGGGCTTCCTTGATACGGTGGATTCGATCTTCGCGGCCGATATTGGCTGGCTGGCTGCCAACGGAATCACCAACGGCTGCTCGATCAACCTGTTCTGTCCGAGTGCCCCAGTCACACGCGGTCAAATGGCGGCTTTCCTTGTTCGTGCCCTCGCTTTGCCTCCGTCAAATGTGGACAGATTCACTGATGATGATGGGTCCGTCTTTGAGGCGGACATCCAAGCGTTGGCCGCTGCCGGAATCACATTCGGTTGTCGAGCTTCCGAATATTGTCCAACCAAGGTTGTGACGAGAGGACAGATGGCGGCGTTCTTGCGGAGAGCCTTCGAAGGTTCCGTCGCAATTGGTGCGCCCATGGCTTTCAGGGATGACGATGGGTCTGTTTTCGAGGCAGACATCAGTTGGCTGAGCGCCAGTGACATTACCAAGGGCTGCGCGGCCGACCTCTACTGTCCGTCCGCGCCGATCACCCGCGGTCAGATGGCCGCGTTTTTGCATC
- a CDS encoding ABC transporter substrate-binding protein encodes EDSDFPVSFIDSLGEVTIGTKPMAIVSLSPASTEILFAVGAGDQVLAVDSLSNFPESAPLDPDLSAWTPNIEAIIGMNPDLVVISGDTGDFVAGLNAAGIPVITHFAPANLDDVYSQIEQVGAATGNTPGAAALIEQMQADIAGILAGVPTYDVAPTYYHELDDTLYSVTSQTFIGQMYALLGLRNVADPADADGSAYGYPQLSAEYLVDADPDLIFLADTICCGVTAESVAGRAGWETMSAVQNGWIVELNDDVASRWGPRVVELLRAAADALTLAVSSD; translated from the coding sequence CCGAAGATTCCGATTTTCCGGTCAGTTTCATTGACAGCCTGGGAGAGGTCACGATCGGAACCAAACCCATGGCCATAGTGTCGTTGTCACCGGCGTCGACTGAGATCCTCTTCGCGGTCGGGGCAGGGGACCAGGTTCTGGCGGTCGATTCACTGAGCAACTTTCCCGAATCCGCCCCGCTCGATCCGGACCTCTCGGCGTGGACCCCGAATATTGAGGCGATCATCGGGATGAATCCTGATCTGGTTGTGATCAGTGGTGACACCGGTGATTTCGTTGCCGGTCTGAACGCCGCCGGCATCCCGGTGATCACCCATTTCGCTCCTGCAAACCTTGACGACGTTTACTCCCAGATCGAGCAAGTTGGCGCTGCGACCGGAAACACCCCGGGGGCGGCCGCACTTATCGAACAGATGCAGGCGGACATCGCCGGGATCCTCGCCGGAGTCCCGACCTACGATGTGGCGCCGACGTATTACCACGAACTGGACGACACCCTTTACAGCGTCACTTCGCAGACCTTTATCGGTCAAATGTATGCCTTACTCGGCCTCCGGAACGTAGCGGATCCCGCCGACGCGGACGGATCCGCCTACGGATACCCGCAATTGTCGGCTGAGTACCTCGTGGATGCCGACCCCGACCTCATCTTCCTGGCCGATACCATCTGTTGTGGGGTCACCGCCGAATCGGTGGCTGGTAGGGCAGGTTGGGAAACCATGTCGGCGGTTCAGAACGGCTGGATCGTGGAGTTGAACGACGACGTCGCTTCCCGTTGGGGACCGCGAGTCGTCGAATTACTTCGGGCGGCCGCAGATGCCCTAACGCTGGCGGTGAGCAGCGACTGA
- a CDS encoding ABC transporter ATP-binding protein — MIRVQDLSASYDGLAVFEGISLTVMAGEWVVIIGPNGAGKSTLLRSVAGLADMPGLVTIDGRSIKDLSARNRAQQIAYVPQAPALPAGMTVIDYVLLGRTPYLSILGSESKHDLATVRNTLDLLAVSHLAKRGVATLSGGEAQRVVLARAIAQEPQILLLDEPTSALDLGKQQETMQIIDDLRSERNLTVVSTMHDLTLAGQFADRLLLLNGGAILAEGTPGEVLTSETIARHYGANVRVIQDPDGGVIVVPTRHTPTSGAVDQAL; from the coding sequence ATGATTCGAGTCCAGGATCTGTCTGCCAGCTATGACGGCTTGGCGGTGTTTGAGGGGATATCACTGACGGTCATGGCGGGTGAATGGGTAGTTATCATCGGACCGAACGGCGCCGGCAAATCCACGCTGCTGCGTTCGGTGGCTGGTCTGGCGGACATGCCTGGTCTTGTCACCATCGACGGTCGTTCGATCAAAGACCTGTCGGCCCGCAACCGTGCTCAGCAGATTGCCTATGTGCCACAAGCGCCGGCGTTGCCCGCTGGTATGACGGTGATCGATTACGTTCTTCTTGGTCGGACCCCGTACCTGTCGATCCTCGGTAGCGAGTCGAAACATGATCTGGCGACGGTGCGCAATACCCTCGATCTTCTCGCCGTCAGTCACCTGGCCAAACGAGGTGTTGCCACCTTGTCTGGCGGCGAAGCGCAGCGAGTGGTTCTGGCCAGAGCGATCGCCCAGGAGCCACAGATCCTGTTGCTCGATGAGCCGACTTCCGCGCTTGATCTTGGCAAGCAGCAGGAGACCATGCAGATCATCGACGACCTTCGCTCGGAACGGAACTTGACCGTCGTGTCGACCATGCATGATTTGACTCTGGCCGGGCAGTTCGCCGACCGTCTGTTACTGCTGAATGGGGGAGCCATCCTGGCCGAGGGTACCCCAGGAGAGGTGCTCACGAGTGAGACGATCGCCCGCCACTACGGCGCCAATGTGCGAGTCATCCAGGATCCTGATGGCGGCGTCATCGTGGTTCCAACCCGCCATACACCAACCTCCGGGGCAGTGGACCAGGCGCTTTGA
- a CDS encoding iron ABC transporter permease, giving the protein MIDVEHSRVLLRWWVIAALVLVGTVLGGLSIGPVSIGIGDIWATITSHIPGAGAAGTVSQAHQAIIWDIRLPRVLLGVLVGGMLATAGAAYQGVFRNPLADPYLLGVAAGAGLGATLAIAIGGGGSALLPVAAFLGAVVAASITYAVGAAGSRGNTVTSLILSGVAVAAFLTAAQTYVQQRNSETLREVYSWILGRLSTAGWSEVRSVLPYVFVASTILFALRRMLDVLALGDEEATALGLPVTRIRLIVVAAATLGTAAVVAVSGLIGFVGIVIPHLLRLLFGASYRLLIPLSFFGGGAFLVAADLFARIAIPPAELPIGVITAFLGAPFFALILRTRPGVAR; this is encoded by the coding sequence ATGATCGATGTCGAACATTCTCGAGTGTTGCTTCGATGGTGGGTCATCGCCGCCTTGGTTCTGGTCGGAACGGTCCTCGGCGGCTTGTCAATCGGGCCCGTTTCGATAGGGATTGGTGATATTTGGGCAACGATAACCAGCCACATTCCAGGTGCGGGAGCTGCCGGGACGGTATCCCAGGCCCACCAGGCGATCATCTGGGACATCCGACTTCCGCGCGTTCTACTCGGTGTCCTGGTCGGCGGAATGCTTGCCACCGCCGGGGCCGCCTATCAAGGGGTATTTCGCAACCCGTTGGCCGATCCGTACCTACTAGGCGTAGCAGCCGGCGCCGGACTGGGTGCCACTCTCGCCATCGCAATCGGTGGAGGAGGCTCGGCACTTCTCCCGGTAGCGGCATTTCTGGGAGCGGTCGTGGCAGCCAGCATCACGTATGCAGTTGGGGCGGCCGGATCACGTGGCAATACGGTCACTTCACTCATTCTGTCAGGGGTCGCAGTGGCGGCGTTTCTGACCGCCGCTCAGACCTACGTACAACAGCGCAACTCTGAAACACTTCGTGAGGTGTACTCGTGGATTCTGGGGCGCCTTTCGACGGCGGGCTGGTCAGAAGTCCGTTCTGTCCTTCCATACGTTTTCGTGGCGTCAACCATCTTGTTTGCTCTGCGCAGGATGCTCGACGTGTTGGCATTGGGGGACGAGGAGGCGACCGCCCTCGGGTTGCCAGTCACCCGGATTCGCTTGATCGTCGTGGCGGCTGCGACTCTCGGGACGGCAGCGGTGGTCGCAGTGAGTGGTCTAATCGGATTTGTCGGGATCGTGATTCCACATCTCCTGCGTTTGCTGTTTGGTGCGAGCTATCGCCTGCTCATCCCGCTGTCATTCTTCGGTGGCGGGGCCTTCCTGGTAGCCGCCGACCTGTTTGCCAGAATTGCCATTCCTCCCGCCGAGCTACCCATCGGGGTCATAACGGCGTTCCTGGGTGCGCCATTTTTCGCCCTCATTCTGAGGACCCGGCCGGGGGTGGCCCGATGA